The following are encoded in a window of Novosphingobium sp. THN1 genomic DNA:
- a CDS encoding glycoside hydrolase family 3 protein — protein MSKGSLRPAMASVVALSFLLAAAPVTAQESAVANPANWPVAHSPSTITDARTERAITRLLRKLTVEQKVGQVIQGDISSIKPEDLARYPLGSILAGGNSGPYGDERADAAKWLKLVNEFRAASRKAGAGVPILFGVDAVHGHSNLPGATIFPHNVGLGAAHDADLIKRIGVATAAEVAGSGIEWTFAPTLAAPQDLRWGRAYEGYSSDPAVIASYSKAMVEGLQGPLLAGKPLTTEKVAASAKHFLADGGTEHGKDQGDAKLAEPELVRLHAQGYPVAIDAGALTVMASFSSWNGAKNHGNRSLLTDVLKKRMGFEGLVVGDWNGHGQVEGCTPTDCAASINAGLDLYMAPDSWKGLYDNTLRQVRDGTIPMARLDDAVRRILRVKYKLGLMGPKLVERGDPAAVGAQAHLDVAREAVAKSLVLLKNEGSVLPIKPGAKVLVTGPGADSMAMQAGGWTITWQGTDTTGADFPKGRTIGRAIVEAVAEAGGSAEIAKGQGAVKPDVAIVVFGEQPYAEFQGDVPNLLFQSREGELELMKQLKAQGVPVVALFLSGRPMFVGPEMNVADAFVAAWQPGSQGQGVADVLVARKDGKPPRDFTGTLPFDWPRDARSPMVEPLWRVGHGLSYAKPASVGKVNEDPRVEVGSLLSETTFIRAGKVIEPWRLGLDSVVTMRAVDVAAQEDARQFTWGGKGDIALDGPVVDMQRHLNGGFALRLDWRLDARGSGPVMVAFAGVKLDVSQSLGAAGKPATLRIPLTCFAEHGAKLNAVGSPLRLSADKGFTVSVRNARIEGVGETIPCPPFVQ, from the coding sequence ATGTCGAAGGGAAGCCTGCGTCCTGCCATGGCAAGTGTGGTGGCGCTATCATTCCTGCTGGCCGCTGCGCCGGTAACAGCGCAGGAAAGCGCGGTGGCCAATCCGGCGAACTGGCCGGTTGCTCACAGTCCGTCGACCATCACCGACGCCAGGACCGAGCGGGCCATCACCAGGCTGCTGCGCAAGCTGACGGTCGAACAGAAGGTCGGCCAAGTGATCCAGGGCGATATCAGCTCGATCAAGCCTGAAGACCTTGCCCGCTATCCGCTCGGGTCGATCCTCGCCGGTGGCAACAGCGGCCCTTATGGCGACGAGCGTGCCGATGCCGCCAAGTGGCTCAAGCTGGTAAACGAGTTCCGCGCCGCTTCGCGCAAGGCGGGGGCGGGCGTGCCGATCCTGTTCGGGGTCGACGCGGTCCACGGTCATTCGAACCTGCCGGGAGCCACGATCTTTCCGCACAACGTCGGGCTTGGTGCGGCGCATGACGCCGATCTGATCAAGCGCATCGGTGTGGCGACGGCGGCCGAGGTCGCGGGCTCTGGCATCGAATGGACTTTCGCCCCGACGCTCGCCGCCCCGCAGGACCTGCGCTGGGGCCGCGCCTATGAGGGTTATTCGAGCGATCCGGCGGTGATCGCCAGCTATTCGAAGGCGATGGTCGAGGGGCTGCAGGGCCCGTTGCTTGCCGGAAAGCCGCTGACGACCGAGAAGGTTGCCGCCAGCGCCAAGCACTTCCTTGCCGATGGCGGAACCGAACATGGCAAGGACCAGGGTGATGCCAAACTGGCCGAACCCGAACTCGTCCGCCTGCACGCACAGGGCTATCCCGTTGCCATCGACGCCGGGGCACTGACTGTCATGGCCAGCTTCTCGAGCTGGAACGGCGCAAAGAACCACGGCAACCGCTCGCTCCTGACCGACGTGCTCAAGAAGCGGATGGGCTTCGAGGGGCTGGTCGTCGGCGACTGGAACGGGCATGGTCAGGTTGAGGGCTGCACGCCGACCGACTGCGCCGCCTCGATCAACGCCGGGCTCGATCTCTACATGGCGCCCGACAGCTGGAAGGGTCTGTACGACAACACCTTGCGTCAGGTGCGCGATGGCACAATCCCGATGGCGCGGCTGGATGACGCAGTGCGGCGCATCCTGCGGGTGAAGTACAAGCTTGGGCTGATGGGGCCTAAGCTGGTCGAGCGTGGCGATCCCGCAGCCGTGGGGGCGCAGGCGCATCTCGACGTGGCACGCGAGGCCGTCGCCAAGTCGCTTGTCCTGCTCAAGAACGAAGGGTCGGTCCTGCCGATCAAGCCGGGTGCCAAGGTGCTGGTGACGGGGCCGGGCGCCGACAGCATGGCGATGCAGGCCGGTGGCTGGACGATCACCTGGCAGGGCACCGACACGACGGGCGCCGATTTCCCCAAGGGCCGCACCATCGGTCGCGCGATCGTCGAGGCCGTGGCCGAAGCGGGCGGTTCCGCCGAGATTGCCAAGGGGCAGGGCGCGGTCAAGCCCGATGTCGCCATCGTGGTGTTCGGCGAACAGCCCTATGCCGAGTTTCAGGGCGATGTGCCGAACCTGCTGTTCCAGTCGCGCGAGGGCGAACTGGAGCTGATGAAGCAGCTCAAGGCCCAAGGCGTGCCGGTGGTGGCGCTGTTTTTGTCGGGCCGTCCGATGTTCGTGGGACCTGAGATGAACGTGGCCGATGCCTTCGTCGCGGCGTGGCAACCGGGCTCGCAGGGGCAGGGCGTGGCCGATGTGCTGGTCGCGCGCAAGGACGGCAAGCCGCCGCGCGATTTTACCGGGACGCTCCCGTTTGATTGGCCGCGCGATGCCCGTTCGCCGATGGTGGAGCCGCTGTGGCGCGTCGGCCATGGTCTCAGTTACGCAAAGCCCGCGAGCGTCGGCAAGGTCAACGAGGACCCTCGCGTCGAGGTGGGCAGCCTGCTGAGTGAAACGACCTTCATCCGTGCCGGCAAGGTGATCGAACCGTGGCGGCTGGGGCTGGACAGCGTGGTCACCATGCGCGCGGTCGATGTGGCGGCGCAGGAAGACGCGCGGCAGTTTACCTGGGGCGGCAAGGGCGACATCGCGCTCGACGGGCCGGTGGTGGATATGCAGCGCCACCTCAATGGCGGCTTTGCGTTGCGGCTCGACTGGCGGCTCGATGCGCGCGGGTCGGGGCCGGTGATGGTTGCCTTTGCGGGCGTGAAGCTGGACGTCAGCCAGAGCCTTGGGGCTGCGGGCAAGCCAGCGACCCTGCGCATCCCGCTGACCTGCTTTGCCGAGCATGGCGCGAAACTGAATGCAGTCGGTTCGCCCCTGCGCCTGAGCGCGGACAAGGGCTTCACGGTGAGTGTGCGCAACGCCCGCATCGAGGGCGTGGGCGAGACGATTCCGTGCCCGCCCTTCGTCCAGTAA
- a CDS encoding MFS transporter gives MGDAFSLETRFAVVGVIVALCVLPLVLLGEDGFAQGVAKPAEGSAVARKVLKGMATRMWLARLLVQISEASLFAFFYLWLRSVDPGLADGAIARVLLTAMVIGALVALVAGGRADRTGQPVSPLVLSSVGAALGLIIMALAAGRDGAIAGYILFGLSTSAFLALHSAHTLRVLPDSARRGRDLGLFNLTNTIPSLAMPALTLALVPSLGFSALFVVLALLALCATVLLIGLRRAA, from the coding sequence TTGGGCGACGCCTTCTCGCTGGAAACGCGCTTTGCCGTCGTGGGCGTGATCGTGGCGCTTTGTGTCCTCCCGCTCGTGCTGCTGGGTGAGGACGGTTTTGCGCAAGGCGTGGCAAAGCCGGCCGAGGGAAGCGCTGTTGCGCGCAAGGTTCTCAAGGGCATGGCGACGCGCATGTGGCTGGCCCGCCTGCTGGTGCAGATCTCCGAAGCCTCGCTGTTTGCCTTCTTCTACCTGTGGCTGCGCTCGGTCGATCCGGGCCTTGCCGACGGCGCGATTGCCCGCGTCCTGCTGACGGCGATGGTCATCGGCGCGCTGGTCGCGCTTGTGGCCGGCGGCCGGGCAGACCGCACCGGGCAGCCGGTTTCACCGCTGGTGCTTTCGTCAGTCGGCGCTGCGCTGGGACTGATCATCATGGCGCTTGCCGCAGGGCGCGACGGCGCGATTGCCGGGTACATCCTGTTCGGTCTTTCGACTTCGGCGTTCCTGGCGCTGCATAGCGCCCACACCCTGCGGGTCCTGCCCGACAGCGCGCGGCGCGGGCGCGATCTCGGGCTGTTCAACCTGACCAACACGATCCCGTCGCTGGCGATGCCTGCGCTGACCTTGGCGCTTGTGCCAAGCCTCGGCTTCAGCGCGCTTTTCGTGGTTCTGGCGTTGCTCGCGCTTTGCGCAACCGTGCTTCTCATCGGATTGCGACGGGCTGCCTGA